Genomic segment of Paenibacillus sp. FSL R5-0623:
ACCAGCTGGCATCCATCATGAAGTTCACTTTTTCCATGCCAAGACTCGCGATGAGGGTGTTCACAATACCGTCTGTTGGTGACAGGAAGTTAATGATCATGCCAGCTACAACAACAGTGGAGATGAAGTGAGGAAGGTACGTAACGGTCTGGGCAAATCGCTTGAATGTCCGGTTCTTGATCTCCACGATGCAGACAGCGAATAAAATCGGAATGGAGAAACCAAACAAGAGCGGCAGGAAGGCGAGCAAAAATGTGTTACGTAGCAGTCGCCAGAAGTAGATGGAATTCACGAACTGTTCGAACCAGCGCAGTCCCACCCACTCCCCGCTGAGCATGCCCTGCCCCGGCAAGAAATTACGAAATGCCAACAGCACGCCAGGCATCGGAAGGTACATGAAGATGAGGTAATACAGAAAGATAGGCGAAAACATCAGTAGCAAATATTTATCCCGTCTGATCAGGCTGAACAGCGTGGACATGCGTTTTTTCAACGTGAAACACTCCCCTTCGCTACATAATTACAACGTTTGAATTTATGAATAAAAAGGAACCGTCATTTCACTGACGTATTTGTTATTTATCTCATTCACATTTTGTGACATCCTATATTATTCTGCATATTAACGAGATATTTGCTTAAAGCAGTCCTCCTCACACCGTGTTTTTGTATTTTCAAAACTTGCCATAATCATAATTACAACGTTGTAATTTTAACCTAAATGTATACGCTTACATAAACTTTTTCCCATCTTAGCAAAGTCTTCAATGTTTGGCAACAACAAAAATCAGTGGCATGCTGTAACGTACTAAATACAGTCTCGCATATGCGAGACTGCCTGTTAAAATCTACACGTGATTCCGATATTCCATCGGTGTCATCACATACACTCGCTGAAAGGCTCTGTAGAACTGACTGACGCTGGAAAATCCCAGTTCATAACTGATTGTGGTCACTGAATCTGTTGTATGGCGGAGCCTCTTGGAAGCTTCTTCTACGCGCAAATTCAGCAGATATTGATACGGTGTTGTTCCCGTAAGAGCTTTGAAAGAACGCATAAAATGATACCGGCTCTGATGCGCGACCATCGCCATCGAATCAATATCCATCGGGCCTGTATAGGCACTGTGAATGTAATCCAGCACTCGTTGGAGATGAGGATCTATGAATGTACCGGGATTTACAGTCCTTTTTCCATTTTCCTGCCCCGTCAACATACGTCTTAGATACGTCTCGATCGCTAGTTCTGTTTCCTGCACTTGCAGCATTTCGGGCACATCATCTAACAAAATGGAATTCCAGCCTCGAAACAGACTGCTGATCTCAGCAGGATCAAAAGTCTGGGTAGGTCGAAACTCAGCTCGTCCCCCACTTAACTCTGCACCTTCGAAACTGCCTAATGGCGGTTTACGGAATTTGATCACAATGACAGCCGAATCCGACCCTATCTCAAAATAATGCTCAGTCTGGGGATGAGCAATAATCCCTATCCCTGCTTTTAGCGGGTATGCATGCCGTTCCTGTACCAGATGACATTGACCTCTGACCGGCAGCGTTAGCTGATACCAGTCGTCATGTACATGCGGCTCATTCGCGAATCCTCCGGTAGCTTTCCATAATTCCAACCCATTTAGTGTCATGTTTAATTCCATCGTTTGCTCACCTGCTGACATTATAGCAAATCGTGCTCACTTTCCAAGCACTTTTCACAAAGACATGATCTTCCCCCATCTTTTATCATAGAAAAAAATAATTCGAGGTGATCTCCCATGGCTCAGGCCACTTTAAGCAAAATGCAAATCAACTCCTCCGCCAATTGGGCACTCGCCGGAGTCAGCTTCGCCCATCTGCTGAATGATGCGATGCAGACAGTTGTTCCGTCTGCATTCCCGCTATTCCAGCAGACCATGCAGCTCAGTTTCGCCCAGATGGGCTGGATTGCCTTCACCCTGAATATTACCGCATCCGTTCTTCAGCCACTGGTGGGTTATATGTCAGACCGCAAGCCAATGCCGATCCTGCTTCCCGGAGGCATGTTATTCTCCCTGATCGGTGTTCTCGGCTTAGCCTTGTCTTCCGAGTTATGGATGCTGCTTGTTGCGGCAGCATTGATTGGCATAGGCTCATCCATCCTCCATCCCGAATCCTCACGCGTGGCTCATATGGCGGCTGGTCGTGGACGCGGAATGGCGCAGTCGATCTTCCAGGTGGGAGGCAACACAGGGCAGGCCATTGCTCCATTACTGGTCGCCTTCATCCTGCTGCCACATGGGCAGCGTAGTTTTCTATGGCTGATGGGCTTTGCCCTGATCGGCATCTTCATTCAGTCTATGGTCAGTCGTTGGTACAGAGACAAGCTTGCCGAGACTCACATTCGTCAGCAACGCCCTCTAAAATCAAGCGGCGCAGGGCCAGCAGCTGGGCCTGTGAGCAGGGGATTCATCGCTTTTACAATGGGAATTCTCATCCTGCTGCTGTTCTCCAAATTCGTATATATTGCTGGCATGACCGGGTACTATGCCTTCTATTACGCTGATGCCTATGGCTTGCCTCTCTCCCAGGCACAGATCTGTCTGTTTATTTTGCAATTTGCAGGTATGGTCGGAACCTTGCTTGGCGGCCCACTTGCTGACCGCTACGGACGCAAACCGATGATCTGGTTCTCCATTGCAGGCACTGCACCGTTTTCCCTGCTGTTACCTTATGCAGGACCCGTCTTGTCCATGGTATTGTGCGGAATGATTGGAATAATCCTGATGTCCGGCTTCAGTGTCATCATTGTTTATGCACAGGAATTGCTTCCTCGTCATATTGGAACGGTATCCGGATTGTTTTTTGGCCTGTCGTTCGGAATGGCTGGACTTGGCTCGGTTGTGTTAGGTTCCTTAATTGACGTGACCAACATTTCGTTTGTTATCAAGTTATGTTCGTTTTTGCCACTGCTTGGTGTGTGTGCTGTATTTCTGCGCAAGGACCAACCAAGAACAGTGTGATAACCGTTGAAACCTCTTTTGTTTTGTGACTACAATACTTCTAGGAGAATTGAGGATAACGGAAGGAAGGAATAACGTATGATTATTGATGTACAGCATGTCACTTGGAAAAGGGGACCTCTTACCCTGCTGAACGATGTAAGCTGGCAAGTTAATGACGGTGAACACTGGGCGTTGCTTGGCCTGAATGGCTCCGGCAAAACAACACTCCTGAACATGATCACCGGATATCTCTGGCCAACCGAAGGCAAGATATCCGTGTTAGGCCATGAATATGGTGATGTGGATCTGAGACAGCTTCGCAAATCCATCGGCTGGGTCAGTTCATCTCTGCAAGAGAAATTGCATGGCACAGACCGCACGCAGTATGTCGTGATCAGCGGCAAACACGCCACCATTGGCCTTTATGACAAGATGTCAGATGATGATCTGGATCAGGCACAGGAATTAATGCAAACGCTGGGCTGTCAGCACCTGTGGGATCGCGAATATCGTACCTGTTCTCAAGGGGAGAAACAGAAACTTCTCATTGCCCGAGCACTTATGGCCAATCCGCGCGTACTTATTCTGGACGAGCCTTGCAATGGACTGGATCTGTTCTCAAGAGAACGACTGCTGGAGAGTATTCGTGAATTGTCCCAGCGACCCGATACCCCTTCGCTCATCTATGTCACCCATCATACCGAGGAAATATTGTCCGTCTTTAGTCACAGCCTTTTGCTGCGCCGAGGTGAAGTTGTCAGTAGCGGATTAACTGGCGATCTGATGAACACGGAAGTACTGAGCAACTTCTTCGAGGCACCTGTGGAAGTTGATCGGCACGGGGAACGTGTCTATGTGAGAGCTGCGGCGGAATCATAATCGAGGGTTATACACAGTAAACGTATCAAAGGTATCGAAACATAACAGTAAAAGCCCAATATCTTATCCACATGTGGATAGATTTCGGGCTTTTTACTGCTATATCTAGTGTTATCCACCGTTTTCTGTGTAGAACTTTCTAATTTATGAGTATAACTTAGTTATGTCCTTCTATTTATCTATACACATCACTATCTACTTCCGGGCACTTAAAAACAGAAACAATGGGATACGCTGCCTGCGTAGATAGGTTTCCTCGTTTACAAAATAAGCACGTTGTGGTGCTGACTCGCGCAAATGTTCTACACGGAATCCTGCCCGCTGCAATGCCATAAAGTATGATTCAATGGATCGATGCATCTTTTTCACAGAACCGCCCAGCCACTGCTGCTCCCGATATCCTTCTACAAAATACTGATCAACCACCCAATCCGTTCGTGTGCCGGAGGGTTGCAGTGTGGACGTGATCACAGGATGTTCTACCGAGAATACAAATGTCCCGTTCTCTTTCAAAGTATTGTATATGTTGTGGAACAGGCTCTCCACATCTTCAATATAGTGAACAGCAAGTCTCGATATAACCAGATCGTACGCTCCGGCCGGGTAGGCCCAGTCTTCCATGAACGCTTGCTCAATCCGGGCATTTAATCCTTTTACTGATTCATTAGCTGCCTGAATCATATTCACAGAACCCTCAATCCCCGTATATGATGCATCTTCGGGCTCCCTACTCAGCAATTCTGCGGCAAACCTTGCATCTCCACAACCAAGGTCCAGTATGTTCTTGCCGGCAACATCTCCAATCAACTCCAGCATCACCGGCTTCTCCAATGTATCATTGGCGTTCTCCTGCCAGTTGCGACGTTCCATATACTTCTCAAAGTTCGCCTCATCATCGTAAAAGTCCGATCCTCTGTCCTTCATTCTGTGACCCTCCATTTCGGATAAGCATGCTTCATACTTACAGCCTGTAAGAGTATACAGAATGTGGATGTGTCTGACTATAACAAAAAAAAGCTGTTGTCTGGAGTTGTCCAGTAACAGCCTTTCTGCCTTACACTTCTACAATTTTCGCCGATTAGCCAAAACGTTCTGTTTTGTACCATTTGCTTTCGCGTTTCCGAATCTTGTCCATGATCAAGGAGTAGAAAGCCTTGATCGAGATCAGGATGAACAGCTGTGCATACGTGAAATAGGATACGCAGGCGTAGATGAAATTACGGGTATTGCTCTGTCCAATATCTGCGGCAAGTGCCAGGTTAATCTGTAACACGTAAATAAAGTACATGAGTGCCCAACCAATGACCAGGAATACATACGCATCGCCGGCAAACTGGAACGGTGAACTTACCTCCGGTTTAAATATGGCAATGATCCGATAAACCAGATTCACGAGAAATATAATATCCGATACTATGATCGCAAGCATAAACCAGAAATAACTGACGGCATAATAGATGACCAGCAACTTATTACGCCAACTGGAACGGTTAAACAAGTTATGAATGTTATCCAGTACCACCTGGTAGTTCCCCTTGGCCCAGCGTTCGCGCTGCTTCATGTATACACTAAGCTGTTCCGGCTCCTGCTGATAGGCTTCCGCTTGTGGCGCAAGAGCCACAAACTGTCCGCGATTCAAAATCTCGAATGACAAAGCCGTATCTTCTGTAATGGCTGTCACATCCCAGCCACCAATCTCCCGGATCAACTCGGTTTTGATAATGTAATTCGTTCCCGGGATGGAACCCAGCTGGAACAATTCCCACAGACCCGTGTGATACACACGTTGCGAAGTGATGATCTCCAGATTGATGCATTTGGAGAGGAAATTCTGTCCTCTGTTGCGTGCTTTGTTTCTGCCAAAAACCACGCCATATTGTTCAGGGTTCTCAAGCGATTTTTGTGTCAAAAACATTAATGAATTCCGTTCAGGTGCGGCATCTGCATCGAAGATACAGATCCAGTCGCCCGTGGCAATTTCCAGTCCGTCATTTAATGCGCCGGACTTGCCACCTGTTCCTTTCCGCTCCATTACCGTCACATTACGATGCATATAACTGGTCTGACTGAGGAATGATCTCAGCTTCTCTGCGGTATCATCTGTACAGTTATCCGCGATCACGATGACCTGAACTTTATCCTCCGGATAATTCAGGCGCAGGATGTGCTCTACCGTCGCAACAATGACCAGACCCTCGTTATGCGCAGGTACCATGACCGTGACTGTTGGATAATGATCCATATCTTCAGGGATCTGAATCCCTTTTTTGTCCTGTTTATTAATAAAACGAATCGCACCTGCCATAATAACAATCGACTCGAATACGGCAATCCAGATACTAAATATGGATAATATTAAAATAAAATCAGCCACTTACTTTCCTCCGATCATACTTGCGAATAACTTTCGACCGAAAGCGAAGGGTTGCAATTGTTAACCAGATCGTGAATACCGCAAATAAAGAACTGACGGCGATACAGATCGGGATGAACCAGGACATATAGTCCACAGCGCCTCTCTCCTTCCCGTTATATATATTCTCCGATGAGATCGGTCTCTGTGTTTCGTTCAAGGGCAGCAATAACCGCGTCAATATCCTCGTACTTGCTGAATTGCTCTTTTTGGAATACCAGAGCACCAGAGCGTATCACCGTCTGCAGTTCATTTCCCTTTTTATCAAAAATTTGAAGATCCATAATGGCTTTTTTGATCCGCTGTGTAAGAAGTGGAAGATATTCCACATTCACCATTGGACATATGATGACAAAACGCCCACGATCCACGAAAAATTTATAATCTTCATACCGAATCTGCTTCTGGATCGTACCCGAGATTTCAAGCAGAAACTGTGCATACCGGACAGAACCGAGGGATTCCATCACCAGTGGCAAGAATTCTATCTTGAACATGGCCATGCTGAATCCATACTTTTCGGAGTACCTACGAGCAAGATTACTGTGTTTGATTAACGTATCTGCCAGAGCTCCTTTATTACCAAGCGTGGTATCCAGATCGATTTCCGGGTTACGATCCTGCATATCCTGAAGACGTTCCACTACACGCGCACTGCGCAGCAGACTTACCTTGATGAACGCAGCCACGGCAACGTTGGCAGGGATGAGCAACCACCAGGAGAATACAAGCACATTTGCATCAGCATAAGTAACAAGCCACACAAAATAAGAAACCAGATATACAAACCCCGTCACGACGGATACACCAACAGGCAGAAAAAGACCAAAAACCAAGGCACCCAGCGACACGATACTAAAAATCAAATCCCCTGTAGTGTAGCTCTGATCCATGTACACTTTAAGATAAATCATCAGTTGCTGCATGAGGGCTAGTCCAATTAAAAGGGCATATCCCCACGCAATACGGCGGGTAGGCGCTTTATTCCTCATAGTTCCTTCTCTCCGTTGAATTTTTAGGACGCTTGTTCAACCTCACTTCTTTTATATCACAACAATTTATGACATGTTTAGACAAAGCTATGCTAACACATTGCAGTATTCATTAAATGACAAAATCCTTACTTTTTAATACTTTTCTGTAAATTGACTTCTCCCAATAAAGGAAAAAGATTATCAAACAGATGTGTGTTACCGTCAAATACATATCCACCTGGATAACGAGTGTCCTTACCACGCAACGTAGTCATATGGTTATACAACTGTTTGGCCCATTTTGGATCACCTGAACGAACAGCGAGTAAGATGGCGAGGCCATATACCGAGGAAGATTCATAAGAGACGGCAGGTGTGCGTGATTCTCGGTTATACTGTCCGGGCAGCTGATGCCGGGTGTTGAACTCCTTTTTCAAAAAAGAAATGAGCTTGTCCGGTTTGCGATCGGTCACGGTTAGATGATTCGCCACAATCAACTGGTCGATCAGATTCACCGTATCATCATACGCATATTTTTTATGGACTACATCGAAGGTCTTCGGATAGAACAATCCATCGTCAGGCATCTTCTTCAGCAAAGCTTCGTACTTGGCATAGGTTCCCGGTTCCACCATCTGATGTTTTTCCATCAATTGAAGAGACGGGAGATCAACATAAACCAGGCTTAATGTATCTGTGGAGTGACCACTCGCAAAATCGTGAAAATCCACATAATATCCTTTATTCTGAACCGATTGCGAAAGTGTACGGGATATTTCCGAAGCCGTTTCCAGCTTGGCTTCTCTTCCTTGTTTCCATTGATCTACTGCCTTTAATAAAGCACCCACAATTCGAAAATCATCGCCAAGCGCGTTGGTAGTCACTTGGGATTCACCTTCGGCATCCAGCTTCCAGGCTATATATTTTTGCGGCATGAGGAAATAGGTGGTCAGCAGTTCATAGCTTTCTTCGAATAACGCCTGATCATTCTTGGCCACAGCATATTGCATCCAAAGACCAAGTGACTCAGATAAAGCCTCTCTGCCTGCTACGATATCCGCTCTCTCTGAGGTAGCATCTTGCAAATAGGTTGCAATTGTACCATTGGGATTAGTCATATGATCTTGAACAAAGGATACCGTAGGGGATGATTCATTCATCACGAACCGCTCCTTCACAAAAATAATTAACGCTGCCGTGATACTGACTGACAATATGATCCACCACGTTAGCCTTTTCCGGTTTACCCGTTTCATGGCTCCCTCCTGGACTGATGTTTCTCTGGCATAATGGCTCTTATCCTTTAGATAGGTTCGGCTAGAGTCTGGGATGGAGGGGTCAAGGATCGTTCCTCTGTTCATTCCGAAATATCCATGTAGGATCGTCGTCCACCCTTTTTGACAAATTTCCAGTCCACCTCGATATTATGGCGCATTCGACGGAGAAGCATGACCGCGGTCTCGATCTCTTCCTCCGTCAGACCATCCAGCGTCACCTGATCCGAATGTACGCCCTCTTTACGAATGAATTCCCATGCTTCCAGCCCAGCTTCGGTGGGATACAACACCTTATTCTTCTTATTACCCATTGCTGGCTGTTTAATAATGAATCCATCGGATTCGAGTTTGCTAATAGCTCTGGCCGCCGTCGTGCGATCCACTTTGATCAGTTCAGCAAGCTGATTCGGTATAATGCCCGGATTCTCACAGATTCGATACAGATATAGATATTGTCCACGGGACAGGTTCAAATGCTGAAACTCGACGTTACTGATTGAATCCAGACAGCGGGCAATCATACCAATTTCACGCAGCACTTCTTTTTTCTCAGTCAACACACTCACGCCCCTATAAAATTGTTGCATTCGCAACATAATTGATGGTATAACTACTGTTGAAAAGAACGAGATTCGTTCCACATTCCTGTTATGTACCAGTTTATCACGTCAGGATAACATTACGATCACCCAAAGGAGAAACATTCATGAATACAACGATTGTTGAAGTTAATAACCAGGAATTGCTCGATGCCTGCTTCGCCATTCGCACCGCTATTTTTGTTGAAGAACAAGGTGTACCCGCAGCGGATGAATTCGATGCTTATGATACATTAGAAGCGGAGGCGCGCCATATTCTGCTCTACGTAGACGGAGTACCTGCTGCTTCCTCCAGACTGCGCATTGTGGAACAGGTCGCCAAATTGGAACGGATCTGTGTCATGCTCGATTACCGTAAACACGGCCTGGGCCGTGTGCTGATCGACAAGCTGGAACAGATGGCTGTTGCTGAAGGTCTTGAGAAAGCCAAGCTGCACGCACAGGTACAAGCTTCCGGGTTCTACGAACGTCTTGGATATGCACCCGCGTCGGAAGTATTTATGGAAGACGGCATTCCCCATCTGCTGATGACCAAAAAACTGAAATAAATGACATTCCAAAAAACGCCTCCGTTATCACTTCTCAGTGATATACAGAGGCGTTTTGCATTCAAGCAACGCATTCATGAGTGACTACAACGGTAAATAGCATGTACAAAGTATAGGCACTGATTATAATAACCATGCATTCTACTTACTTGCCAGCTCCGTGCTGTGCCTTATCCCATTGCCAGACGGTCTGGCTCGGATTCGGCAGCGTTGTTCTTCATTTGTTTACTACGCAACTGCCCGCAGGCGGCATCGATATCGGTACCATGTTCCATACGTACAGTCGAGTTGATGTTGTTCTTTTTGAGTGTATCATAGAAGCCCAGAATCGATTCTTCTGTACTCCGTTGATACTGACTGTGCTCATCCACCGGGTTGTATGGGATCAGATTCACACTGACCATACTTCTGCGACTGGACAACAGTTCAGCGAGCTCCGCGGCATGCTCACGTTGATCGTTAACATCACGCAATAGGATGTACTCAAACATGATACGTTTGTTCGTTGTAGCCAAATAATAATCCACCGCATCCATCAATTGCTCAATCGGGAAAGCCCGGTTGATCTTCATGATGTGTGTGCGCAGTTCATTATTCGGTGCATGCAGAGAGATCGCCAGATTAACCTGCAGACTGCTGTCTGCAAATTCCTTGATTTTGTCCGGAAGGCCACTCGTGGACACAGTAATCCGTTTGGCGGCAAGTGCCAGTCCTTTGCGATCTTTAATGACCTCGATGAAATCACTCATGTGCTGGAAGTTATCAAATGGTTCACCAATACCCATCACAACCACGTTGGTTACCCGTTCGTCTTGACCCGCTGCATCCAGATGTCGCTGCACATGCATAATCTGTTCCACAATCTCTCCAGCGGTCAGGTCTCGGCTCTTCTTGATCAGACCGCTCGCACAGAAGCTACAACCAATATTACAGCCCACTTGTGTGGTCACACAAACGGTAAGCCCGTATTTTTGCCGCATCAATACCGTCTCAATCAGGTTGCCATCCTGCATCCGAAGCAGAAATTTCACGGTACCATCTGCTGATTCCTGCTTCACATGTTCGCTCAGAGAGTTCATTGTGAAATGCTCGGAGAGTACATCCAGACATTCCTGACGGACATCAGACATCGCAGGAAAATCGTGTACACGCTCTTGATATAACCATTCCCAGATCCGGGATGCACGGGATTTCTTCTGCCCATGCTCCGGCAGCCAGGAACGTAATTGCTCTAATGTTAATCCATATATGGATGACTTGTTCATTGTATAATCCTCTTTTCGCTAAAAAGCTATGGCTTATCGGTCCTACCCAAAAAACCTCTACTCCGTATTGTCCCAAAATTGAAGCGGGAAAACAAGGGCTTTAGCATTTCTTCCAAGAGGTTTTATCTATGGCAAATCTGCACAACAGACAACATTTATACCTATCTGGTCTTCAGTTTAGAAGTGAATGATACCGGAAGTGTGCAGTAGAACCAGCAGAACCAGGATCGGTGCCACGTAACGAAGCATGAACAACCACACCCGGAACCATCCGGAACGCAGTCCTGAAGCTTCCGCAGCCGTTTTCCAGAAGTATCCGGCAAAAATCGTCACAAGCAATCCACCCACAGGCAGCAGGATGTTGGATGCTACAAAGTCCATCCAGTCGAACACACTCTTCGATCCAATGGTCCATTCAGGCAGCAAGCCGAGCGACAATACTGAGGGAAGTCCCACGATGAAGACTGCGAGTGATATCACCCATACTGCCCGACTGCGGCTCCAGGACAGACGTTCCATGAAATATTTCACCGGAACTTCCAGCAAGGATACTCCCGAAGTCAATGCGGCAATAGCCAGCAGGATGAAGAACAGTCCGCCAAACAGGAATCCAAGCGGCATAGCCGAGAAGGCTGCCGGAAGCGCTATAAAGATGAGTGACGGTCCTTGGTCCGGTGCAATACCAAACGAGAATGTCGTTGGGAAGATGATCAGGCCGGCAATGAACGCATAGAGCAGGTCACCCGCCCCAACAGCGATGGTGGCTGCTCCGAGTGATTGATTTTTGTCCACATACGAACCATAGGTTATTAGAATACCCATACCGAGTGACAGCGAGAAGAAGGCATGTCCGAGCGCCACCAACGCTGATTCCGTTGTAAGTTGTGAGAAATCAGGATTCAGGAAAAAGGAAACCCCTGCTCCTGCACCAGGTAACGTTACGGCCCGGATCATCAAGACAATGAGCAACACCAGCATGGCGGGAATTAACACTTTGTTAAACTTCTCAATCCCGTTAGATACCCCTTTGGCTACAATCCAGCCTACGATAAGTACCGAGACCAGTTGCCACACGATCGGCATATAACCGCCTACGAAGGAATTGAATTGTCCCGCATAATCCGGATTGTTAAACAATGTCCCACTGAAGGACGTAATCGCATATTGCAAGGTCCAGCCTGCAATAATGACATAAAAAGAAAGGATGATAAAAGGTGTCAGTACTTGCAGCAAACCGGCTGCGAGCCAGCCTTTATGTCCGCCTGCTTTGATAAAAGCAGTTGCAGCACTTCCTCTGCCACTACGACCAATCGCAAGTTCTGCGAGCAGCACCGGCAGACCAATCAGCAGCAAACAAACGATGAAGAGCAGGAAAAACGCAGCTCCTCCGTTCTCCCCCGTAATGTACGGGAATTTCCACATGTTACCCAGACCAACCGAACTACCAATGGCTGCCAGAATGAATCCGGCGCGAGAGAAGCGCTCACCTTTGCCAGTGTTGTCTTGATCGAGATTAGGCTTACTAAAATTCATCGTATCTACTCCATCACTTTAAAGTTTTCCCGTAATTATATACTACTCACCTTGTCAGGTCATTCGAAATTCGAAATTTGTCGAAATGTTATTTTTTTACATATAAAACAAACGGAAATCTTCATCTCATAAGTTCCTTAAACACAGTATGTGATAAAGTCCGTTAGTCCAACCGTATGAAGTTACAACAAACCCATATTCACAAACGTTCAAAGCCCAATAGAATCAAAAAGAGGTGTCCCGTCAGCCACTTGGATGACTGCGGAGCACCTCTCTTTTTGAATTACACTTTGATTTGAAGTAACTCGTACTTGATAACGCCCATCGGAGCATTGACATGAATGACGCTGCCCACTTCTTTGCCCATCAATTCCTTGCCCAGCGGGCTCTCGTACGAAATTTTATTATCCGCAACATCGGCCTCGGCAGGACCAACCACTTTATATTCAATCTTCTCGGCGAACTCAATGTCATTAAGTAACACCGTCGATCCAATGCTCACTTTGTTGGAGTCTATATTGTCTGAAGAGATGACTCTTGCTTTTGTCAACATCTTCTCCAGAATCAAAATCCGTGTCTCCATAAAGGCCTGATCATCTTTGGCTGAATGATACTCACTATTTTCCTTCAGGTCACCGTAACTGATCGCGAGTTTCAGACGAGCTGCCAGTTCCTTACGCTTCACCGTCTTCAAATCCTTCAGTTCGTCCTCCAGCTTTTCCAAGCCTTCCTGTGTCAAAATCACTTCATCATTAGCCATTTTTCCATCTCCTAATCCTGCTATCTATCTATATTCTAACCTATATCCACTCCAAAGGGTTAGCATACCCCGGAAAAAGAAATAGCTCATCCATATATTGTATTCCAATGAAATCAGAACCATGTCCATCTCTTGAGATGATTTTCAAGGCTATGTTCAATAATTGTACCGTTACAATCTGCGCAACTGATGATGTTGTTTTCATCCGTTCACTTTTACAATGAACTCAGGGCAGCAGACGTTTTACAATCATCGCTTGCAGCCCACTATATGACGTGAGGTGATCTGAATGATTGAACTATTGAATGCATCTGAAATACAAGCCTACCTGAGACGGATTGGCATTGATGTTATAAAGAAACCTACACTGGAATTCTTATTTGAACTCCAACGAGCACATGTGCAATATTTATCCTGGCAAACGGTCGATATTTTTGCAGGTCGTCCTGCGGGAATCAGTCTTCAAGAATCGATTCAACTTATATTACAGGGAAGCAGCGGCTACTGCTTTCATCTGAATGGTGCATTTAGTGTTCTTCTCCGCTCGCTGGGATATACGGTTAATTGGCATCGCGGGGGAGTACAGCCTCATGGGGAACACCCCCGTGTGAACTCATTCCATCTCGGTCTGTCTGTGCTGCTGCCGAATG
This window contains:
- a CDS encoding glycosyl hydrolase family 8, with amino-acid sequence MKRVNRKRLTWWIILSVSITAALIIFVKERFVMNESSPTVSFVQDHMTNPNGTIATYLQDATSERADIVAGREALSESLGLWMQYAVAKNDQALFEESYELLTTYFLMPQKYIAWKLDAEGESQVTTNALGDDFRIVGALLKAVDQWKQGREAKLETASEISRTLSQSVQNKGYYVDFHDFASGHSTDTLSLVYVDLPSLQLMEKHQMVEPGTYAKYEALLKKMPDDGLFYPKTFDVVHKKYAYDDTVNLIDQLIVANHLTVTDRKPDKLISFLKKEFNTRHQLPGQYNRESRTPAVSYESSSVYGLAILLAVRSGDPKWAKQLYNHMTTLRGKDTRYPGGYVFDGNTHLFDNLFPLLGEVNLQKSIKK
- the rlmN gene encoding 23S rRNA (adenine(2503)-C(2))-methyltransferase RlmN, producing the protein MNKSSIYGLTLEQLRSWLPEHGQKKSRASRIWEWLYQERVHDFPAMSDVRQECLDVLSEHFTMNSLSEHVKQESADGTVKFLLRMQDGNLIETVLMRQKYGLTVCVTTQVGCNIGCSFCASGLIKKSRDLTAGEIVEQIMHVQRHLDAAGQDERVTNVVVMGIGEPFDNFQHMSDFIEVIKDRKGLALAAKRITVSTSGLPDKIKEFADSSLQVNLAISLHAPNNELRTHIMKINRAFPIEQLMDAVDYYLATTNKRIMFEYILLRDVNDQREHAAELAELLSSRRSMVSVNLIPYNPVDEHSQYQRSTEESILGFYDTLKKNNINSTVRMEHGTDIDAACGQLRSKQMKNNAAESEPDRLAMG
- a CDS encoding sodium-dependent transporter; amino-acid sequence: MNFSKPNLDQDNTGKGERFSRAGFILAAIGSSVGLGNMWKFPYITGENGGAAFFLLFIVCLLLIGLPVLLAELAIGRSGRGSAATAFIKAGGHKGWLAAGLLQVLTPFIILSFYVIIAGWTLQYAITSFSGTLFNNPDYAGQFNSFVGGYMPIVWQLVSVLIVGWIVAKGVSNGIEKFNKVLIPAMLVLLIVLMIRAVTLPGAGAGVSFFLNPDFSQLTTESALVALGHAFFSLSLGMGILITYGSYVDKNQSLGAATIAVGAGDLLYAFIAGLIIFPTTFSFGIAPDQGPSLIFIALPAAFSAMPLGFLFGGLFFILLAIAALTSGVSLLEVPVKYFMERLSWSRSRAVWVISLAVFIVGLPSVLSLGLLPEWTIGSKSVFDWMDFVASNILLPVGGLLVTIFAGYFWKTAAEASGLRSGWFRVWLFMLRYVAPILVLLVLLHTSGIIHF
- a CDS encoding GNAT family N-acetyltransferase, with translation MNTTIVEVNNQELLDACFAIRTAIFVEEQGVPAADEFDAYDTLEAEARHILLYVDGVPAASSRLRIVEQVAKLERICVMLDYRKHGLGRVLIDKLEQMAVAEGLEKAKLHAQVQASGFYERLGYAPASEVFMEDGIPHLLMTKKLK
- a CDS encoding MarR family transcriptional regulator; translated protein: MIARCLDSISNVEFQHLNLSRGQYLYLYRICENPGIIPNQLAELIKVDRTTAARAISKLESDGFIIKQPAMGNKKNKVLYPTEAGLEAWEFIRKEGVHSDQVTLDGLTEEEIETAVMLLRRMRHNIEVDWKFVKKGGRRSYMDISE
- a CDS encoding diguanylate cyclase, whose amino-acid sequence is MRNKAPTRRIAWGYALLIGLALMQQLMIYLKVYMDQSYTTGDLIFSIVSLGALVFGLFLPVGVSVVTGFVYLVSYFVWLVTYADANVLVFSWWLLIPANVAVAAFIKVSLLRSARVVERLQDMQDRNPEIDLDTTLGNKGALADTLIKHSNLARRYSEKYGFSMAMFKIEFLPLVMESLGSVRYAQFLLEISGTIQKQIRYEDYKFFVDRGRFVIICPMVNVEYLPLLTQRIKKAIMDLQIFDKKGNELQTVIRSGALVFQKEQFSKYEDIDAVIAALERNTETDLIGEYI